One segment of Pseudomonas asgharzadehiana DNA contains the following:
- a CDS encoding ribonucleotide-diphosphate reductase subunit beta: MLSWDEVDNEDTGAAVIKGANAGHATEANMDRLDGAGAAAAVEARAVTANDSAAIIRAKAALDKLDVAEGLAELEGASARVAVDEKRMINCRADLNQLVPFKYDWAWQKYLDGCANHWMPQEVNMTADIALWKNPEGLTDDERRIVMRNLGFFSTADSLVANNLVLAVYRLITNPECRQYILRQAFEEAIHTHAYQYCIESLAMDEGEIFNMYHEIPSVAKKAAWGLKYTRSISDPKFETGTVDTDKELLRNLVAYYCVLEGIFFYCGFTQILSMGRRNKMTGVAEQFQYILRDESMHLNFGIDVINQIKIENPHLWDAEMKEEATQMILQGTQLEIEYARDTMPRGVLGMNAAMMEDYLKFIANRRLSQIGLKEEYPGTTNPFPWMSEIMDLKKEKNFFETRVIEYQTGGALSWD, encoded by the coding sequence ATGCTGAGTTGGGATGAAGTCGACAACGAAGACACCGGTGCAGCGGTGATCAAGGGCGCCAACGCCGGCCACGCCACCGAAGCCAACATGGACCGCCTCGACGGTGCCGGCGCCGCTGCCGCCGTCGAAGCCCGCGCCGTCACCGCCAACGACTCCGCTGCGATCATCCGCGCCAAGGCTGCCCTGGACAAACTCGACGTCGCCGAAGGCCTCGCCGAACTCGAAGGCGCCTCCGCCCGCGTCGCCGTTGACGAAAAACGCATGATCAACTGCCGCGCCGACCTCAACCAACTCGTGCCCTTCAAGTACGACTGGGCCTGGCAGAAGTACCTCGACGGCTGCGCCAACCACTGGATGCCGCAAGAGGTCAACATGACCGCCGACATCGCCCTGTGGAAAAACCCCGAAGGCCTCACCGACGACGAACGCCGCATCGTCATGCGCAACCTGGGCTTCTTCTCCACCGCCGACTCGCTGGTCGCCAACAACCTGGTGCTGGCCGTGTACCGCCTGATCACCAACCCGGAGTGCCGCCAGTACATCCTGCGCCAGGCCTTCGAAGAAGCGATCCACACCCACGCCTACCAGTACTGCATCGAATCGCTGGCCATGGATGAAGGCGAGATCTTCAACATGTACCACGAGATCCCATCGGTGGCTAAAAAGGCCGCGTGGGGCCTGAAATACACCCGCTCGATCTCCGACCCCAAGTTCGAAACCGGCACCGTCGACACCGACAAAGAACTGCTGCGCAACTTGGTCGCCTACTACTGCGTACTGGAAGGCATCTTCTTCTACTGCGGCTTCACCCAGATCCTCTCCATGGGCCGCCGCAACAAAATGACCGGCGTGGCCGAGCAGTTCCAGTACATCCTGCGCGATGAGTCGATGCACCTGAACTTCGGTATCGACGTGATCAACCAGATCAAAATCGAAAACCCGCATTTGTGGGATGCCGAGATGAAGGAAGAAGCGACCCAGATGATCCTGCAAGGGACTCAGCTGGAGATCGAATATGCGCGTGACACCATGCCGCGTGGGGTGCTGGGGATGAATGCGGCGATGATGGAGGATTACCTCAAGTTCATCGCGAATCGTCGTTTGTCGCAGATTGGGCTGAAGGAAGAGTATCCAGGCACGACCAACCCGTTCCCGTGGATGAGCGAGATTATGGATTTGAAGAAAGAGAAGAATTTCTTCGAAACCCGTGTGATCGAGTACCAGACTGGCGGCGCGCTGAGCTGGGATTGA
- a CDS encoding isopenicillin N synthase family dioxygenase: protein MAHVQSITALPLLDLAQLDGSPQQRRQFLDELRLAARHIGFFYLTGHGIDRDLLAQVQQQARAFFALPEADKRAVGMLNSPHFRGYNRAASEITRGQPDLREQFDVGAEREPLPAAQYPAAWARLQGPNQWPPALPQLKPLVLGWQQAMTQMALRLLRAFAQALSLPENAFDALYGDKPNEHIKLIRYPGRHAQQSRQGVGAHKDSGFLGFLLQDQQAGLQVEVEEGRWIDAVPRPDTLVVNIGELLELASNGYLRATVHRVVSPPVGSERLSLAFFLGAQLDAVVPVYQLAPELLRDAHGPESDPRNPLLRDVGWNYLKGRLRSHPDVAQRFYADATLPEALSA, encoded by the coding sequence ATGGCCCACGTACAGTCAATTACCGCCTTGCCGCTGTTGGACCTGGCGCAGCTCGACGGCAGCCCGCAGCAGCGTCGGCAGTTTCTCGACGAGTTGCGTCTGGCGGCGCGCCATATCGGCTTTTTCTACCTCACCGGGCATGGCATCGACCGTGACTTGCTGGCCCAGGTGCAGCAACAGGCACGCGCGTTTTTTGCCTTGCCCGAGGCCGATAAACGGGCGGTGGGCATGCTCAACTCCCCCCACTTTCGCGGCTACAACCGCGCCGCCTCGGAGATCACCCGAGGCCAGCCCGACCTGCGCGAACAATTCGACGTCGGCGCCGAGCGCGAGCCCTTGCCCGCCGCGCAATACCCGGCCGCCTGGGCACGCTTGCAAGGCCCCAACCAATGGCCGCCGGCTCTGCCACAACTCAAACCCCTGGTGCTCGGCTGGCAGCAGGCGATGACGCAAATGGCCCTGCGCCTGCTACGCGCGTTCGCCCAGGCCCTGTCCCTGCCGGAAAACGCCTTTGATGCGTTGTATGGCGACAAACCCAACGAACATATCAAGCTGATCCGCTACCCCGGCCGTCATGCGCAGCAAAGTCGCCAGGGCGTCGGCGCGCACAAGGACTCCGGGTTCCTGGGCTTTTTGCTGCAAGACCAGCAGGCCGGTTTGCAGGTGGAAGTGGAGGAGGGCCGTTGGATTGATGCGGTGCCGCGCCCCGACACGCTGGTGGTGAATATCGGCGAACTGCTTGAACTGGCCAGCAATGGCTACCTGCGCGCGACCGTTCACCGCGTGGTGTCGCCGCCGGTGGGCAGCGAGCGGTTGTCGCTGGCGTTTTTCCTCGGGGCGCAACTGGACGCGGTGGTGCCGGTATACCAATTGGCGCCCGAGTTGCTGCGCGATGCCCATGGCCCCGAGAGCGACCCGCGCAACCCATTGCTGCGCGATGTGGGCTGGAACTACCTCAAGGGGCGCCTGCGTTCCCACCCCGATGTGGCTCAACGTTTCTACGCCGACGCCACGTTGCCCGAAGCACTGTCCGCCTGA
- a CDS encoding MetQ/NlpA family ABC transporter substrate-binding protein gives MLKTTTLTLAALLASFSVSAADALRVAADPIPHAQILEYVQKLDPSLKLNIIEIPSGVNSNELLAHGDVDANYFQHLPYLHSQEQALGQKFAVAATVHIEPLGIYSRRHTRFAQVPDKGTVAVPNNVTNLSRALYLLQANGLIKLKPGFNDAAKEQATPKDIAENPRHLKILEIESPQIPRALDDVDLAVINGNFALEAGLEPAKDALGLEQAKGNPYANILVTTPKLADDPRIRQLAKDLRSPELAKFISEKYAGSVIPVAVE, from the coding sequence ATGTTGAAAACCACCACCCTTACCCTGGCGGCATTGCTGGCCTCCTTCAGCGTGTCGGCCGCCGACGCGTTGCGCGTGGCCGCTGATCCGATTCCCCATGCGCAGATCCTCGAATACGTACAAAAGCTCGACCCGAGCCTGAAGCTGAACATCATCGAGATCCCCAGCGGCGTGAATTCCAACGAGTTGCTCGCCCACGGTGATGTCGACGCCAATTACTTCCAGCACCTGCCGTACCTTCACTCCCAGGAACAGGCCCTCGGCCAGAAGTTCGCCGTGGCGGCCACGGTGCATATCGAGCCGTTGGGTATTTATTCGCGTCGGCACACCCGCTTCGCTCAAGTGCCGGACAAGGGCACTGTCGCCGTCCCGAATAACGTCACCAACCTCAGCCGCGCGCTGTACCTGTTGCAAGCCAACGGTTTGATCAAACTCAAACCCGGCTTCAACGACGCCGCCAAGGAACAGGCCACGCCCAAGGACATCGCCGAAAACCCCAGGCACCTGAAGATTCTGGAAATTGAATCGCCGCAAATTCCCCGGGCCTTGGACGATGTGGACCTTGCGGTGATCAACGGCAACTTCGCCCTGGAAGCCGGGCTCGAACCGGCCAAGGATGCGTTGGGCCTGGAGCAGGCCAAGGGCAACCCGTATGCGAATATCCTCGTCACAACCCCCAAGCTGGCGGATGACCCGCGTATTCGGCAGTTGGCCAAGGACTTGCGCTCACCGGAACTGGCCAAGTTCATCAGTGAGAAATACGCCGGCTCTGTGATCCCGGTGGCGGTCGAATGA
- a CDS encoding methionine ABC transporter ATP-binding protein translates to MIVVEGVSKTYANGQPAALDNVSLQIADGAIFGIVGRSGAGKSTLLRCLNLLERPTSGRILLDGQDLTRLNDKQLRQHRQRIGMIFQGFNLLHSRNVADNVAVPLEIANVPKAERAARVSQLLALVGLSDKAQAFPSQLSGGQKQRVGIARALAARPAYLLSDEATSALDPETTASILELLRDINRQLGVTIVLITHELEVVKAICDSAVSLADGRVVESGTLLQLQSDPSSRLGRSLGHSLHVVRAV, encoded by the coding sequence ATGATCGTTGTCGAGGGCGTCAGCAAAACCTACGCAAACGGCCAGCCGGCGGCATTGGATAACGTGTCGTTGCAGATCGCCGATGGGGCGATCTTCGGCATTGTCGGGCGCAGCGGCGCGGGTAAAAGTACCTTGCTGCGCTGCTTGAACCTGCTGGAGCGACCGACGTCCGGGCGTATCCTGCTGGATGGCCAGGACCTGACCCGGCTGAACGACAAACAGCTGCGCCAGCACCGCCAGCGTATCGGCATGATCTTCCAGGGTTTCAACCTGCTGCATTCGCGCAATGTGGCGGATAACGTGGCGGTGCCGCTGGAGATCGCCAATGTGCCCAAGGCCGAGCGCGCGGCGCGGGTGTCGCAGTTGTTGGCACTGGTGGGGCTCAGCGACAAGGCCCAGGCGTTTCCCTCGCAGTTATCGGGCGGGCAGAAACAGCGCGTAGGCATCGCCCGCGCCTTGGCCGCGCGGCCCGCGTACCTGCTGTCGGATGAAGCCACCAGCGCGCTGGACCCGGAGACGACGGCGTCGATCCTTGAACTGCTGCGCGACATCAATCGGCAACTGGGCGTGACCATCGTGTTGATCACCCACGAGCTGGAGGTGGTCAAGGCGATCTGCGACAGCGCGGTGTCCCTGGCCGACGGCCGCGTAGTGGAAAGCGGCACGTTGCTGCAACTGCAGAGCGACCCGTCGTCGCGCCTGGGCCGTTCGCTGGGCCACAGCCTGCACGTGGTGAGGGCCGTATGA
- a CDS encoding methionine ABC transporter permease, with translation MKTDWNDILQLLLNATGETLYMVLLAGLFTLLIGLPLGVLLFISRRDGLLPLPRLNRAVGAVINLGRSLPFVVLLIALIPLTRLIVGTTLGSTAAVVPITIGAFPFFARIVETALDEVDKGRIEAIVAMGGDIRHVILKVLLPEALPALVAGVTLTLVMLIGFSSMAGVIGGGGLGDLAIRYGYQRFNNQIMVVTVIVLVLLVQGVQSLGDRCVHSLAHRR, from the coding sequence ATGAAGACCGATTGGAACGACATCCTGCAATTGCTGCTCAACGCCACCGGCGAAACCTTATACATGGTGCTGCTGGCCGGGCTCTTCACCTTGCTGATCGGCCTGCCCCTGGGCGTGCTGCTGTTTATCAGTCGACGCGATGGCTTATTGCCGCTGCCCCGCCTCAATCGGGCGGTGGGCGCGGTGATCAACCTGGGGCGTTCATTGCCCTTTGTGGTGCTGTTGATCGCACTGATCCCGCTGACCCGCTTGATCGTCGGCACCACCCTGGGCAGCACCGCCGCCGTGGTGCCGATCACCATCGGCGCCTTTCCGTTCTTTGCGCGAATTGTCGAAACCGCGCTGGACGAAGTGGACAAGGGCCGCATCGAAGCTATCGTGGCCATGGGCGGGGATATCCGCCATGTGATTCTCAAGGTGTTGTTGCCCGAGGCCTTGCCGGCGCTGGTCGCCGGGGTGACCTTGACCCTGGTGATGCTGATCGGTTTTTCATCCATGGCCGGGGTGATCGGCGGCGGTGGGCTGGGTGACCTGGCGATTCGCTATGGTTACCAGCGCTTCAATAACCAGATCATGGTGGTCACGGTGATCGTGCTGGTGCTGCTGGTGCAAGGCGTGCAAAGCCTGGGCGATCGTTGTGTGCATTCATTGGCCCATCGACGCTGA
- a CDS encoding PLP-dependent aminotransferase family protein has protein sequence MFVSAIAFVEGTPKVQQIVEAFSQAIEHGEWAPGSKLPSVRELAQTLGVSKFTLNEALDRLRGRNLLTSSQGRGHFVTMDSPRPASVAWVDLLPQDLLSVLRRPLATADGDLRPGGGHLPEAWLDAEPLRQAMRSVVRAPSLRIAGLGTPAGFLPLRQALQQKLHGEGLSVPVEQVITTPNTVQGLDMLMRLLVRPGDTVLLDAPCYFNFHANLALHGVKVVSIQRRPDGLDFAALEHLLAEHRPGLYLTTSVLQNPTGHSFSPSQAFRLLQLTQQYHCHIVEDDLYGDLHPNPPPRLAAIAGLDHVTYLSGFSKILSANTRVSYVVAAPQLAANLTNMKLMSGGVTSELFEHIVYRMLSEGSYARHRKRMVQRLMEAGGRVEQWLRRCGCELPMAYEGGMFIWARLPPGVDGEWLAQEALKRGMVLAPGALFGYDTAHRDSMRFNVAHSDEPRVQQVFEALLKATRLAGCSASMGQ, from the coding sequence ATGTTTGTATCCGCTATTGCCTTCGTGGAAGGCACGCCGAAGGTGCAGCAGATCGTCGAAGCGTTCAGCCAGGCCATCGAGCACGGCGAATGGGCACCCGGCAGCAAGTTGCCCTCGGTGCGTGAACTGGCCCAGACCCTGGGCGTCAGCAAGTTCACCCTCAACGAAGCGCTGGACCGCCTGCGCGGGCGCAACCTGCTCACCTCAAGCCAGGGCCGTGGTCACTTTGTGACGATGGACAGCCCACGTCCGGCGTCGGTGGCGTGGGTCGACCTGCTGCCCCAGGACCTGCTCAGCGTATTGCGCCGACCACTGGCCACCGCCGATGGCGACCTGCGCCCCGGCGGCGGCCATCTGCCGGAAGCATGGCTGGACGCCGAGCCCCTGCGCCAGGCGATGCGCAGCGTGGTGCGCGCGCCGTCGCTGCGCATCGCCGGGCTGGGCACGCCGGCGGGCTTCCTGCCATTGCGCCAGGCCCTGCAACAGAAGCTGCATGGCGAAGGCTTGTCGGTGCCGGTGGAACAGGTCATCACCACCCCCAACACCGTGCAGGGCCTGGACATGCTGATGCGTCTGCTCGTAAGGCCCGGCGACACGGTACTGCTGGACGCGCCGTGCTATTTCAACTTCCACGCCAACCTGGCCTTGCATGGCGTCAAGGTGGTGAGCATTCAGCGCCGTCCCGACGGCTTGGACTTCGCCGCGCTTGAACACCTGCTGGCCGAGCACCGCCCCGGCCTGTACCTGACCACCAGCGTGCTGCAAAACCCCACGGGCCATTCCTTCAGCCCCAGCCAGGCGTTTCGCCTGTTGCAACTGACCCAGCAGTACCACTGCCATATCGTCGAGGATGACCTCTACGGCGACCTGCACCCCAACCCACCGCCACGCCTGGCCGCCATCGCCGGCCTGGACCACGTCACCTACCTGTCGGGTTTCTCCAAGATCCTCAGCGCCAACACCCGCGTCAGCTACGTGGTGGCCGCGCCACAGTTGGCGGCCAACCTCACCAACATGAAGTTGATGAGCGGCGGCGTGACCTCGGAGCTGTTCGAGCACATTGTGTATCGCATGCTCAGCGAAGGCAGCTACGCCAGGCATCGCAAGCGCATGGTCCAGCGTTTGATGGAGGCTGGCGGGCGCGTCGAACAATGGCTCAGGCGCTGTGGCTGCGAACTGCCGATGGCCTACGAAGGCGGGATGTTTATCTGGGCGCGCCTGCCGCCGGGGGTGGACGGCGAGTGGCTGGCCCAGGAGGCGTTGAAACGCGGCATGGTCCTGGCGCCGGGTGCGCTCTTCGGCTACGACACGGCCCATCGCGATTCGATGCGTTTCAATGTGGCCCATAGTGATGAGCCACGGGTGCAGCAAGTGTTTGAAGCGCTGCTCAAGGCCACCCGCCTCGCGGGCTGCTCAGCGTCGATGGGCCAATGA
- a CDS encoding LysE family translocator yields the protein MTSALTLSSFLYFLLFCATMTFSPGPMTLLLLSLGLKDGLRRSIPAQIGASVSYLISILIFAVGFSELIKGNVAIAQGIQFVGVAYILYLAYKQWTSSGVSIDQGAAAQGSRSLFGKGLLTGFSNPKALIMFSAVFPQFAGAGEQSSAADIAILGATFLLLQFASGCLYCYFGQRIKHVLETPRRRVLLQRIAAVLLLGVALMLARGFSH from the coding sequence ATGACAAGTGCGTTAACGCTGTCTTCGTTTCTCTATTTCCTGCTGTTTTGCGCCACCATGACCTTCAGCCCCGGCCCCATGACCCTGTTGCTGTTGAGCCTGGGTTTGAAGGACGGCCTGCGCAGGTCGATCCCGGCGCAGATCGGCGCCAGTGTGTCGTACCTGATTTCAATCCTGATCTTTGCCGTGGGCTTCTCGGAATTGATCAAGGGTAACGTCGCCATCGCCCAGGGCATCCAGTTCGTCGGCGTGGCCTACATTCTGTACCTGGCCTACAAACAGTGGACCAGCAGCGGTGTGTCGATCGACCAGGGCGCTGCCGCACAGGGTTCGCGCAGCCTGTTCGGCAAGGGCTTGTTGACCGGGTTTTCCAACCCCAAGGCCCTCATCATGTTCAGTGCCGTGTTCCCGCAGTTCGCCGGGGCAGGGGAGCAGAGTTCGGCGGCCGACATCGCCATCCTCGGGGCGACCTTTCTGCTGCTGCAATTCGCCAGTGGGTGCCTGTATTGCTATTTCGGCCAGCGCATCAAGCATGTGCTGGAAACCCCCAGGCGCCGGGTGCTGTTGCAGCGGATCGCGGCCGTGTTGCTGTTGGGGGTGGCGTTGATGCTGGCGCGCGGGTTTTCCCACTGA
- a CDS encoding diguanylate cyclase — MPANGGKGLPLALRLYKSRSLGLTLGFVCVVFGMYPLNPPMWVWAWMVINAFAWPHLAFQLSLRTTQALRSERRNLLFDSFCGGFWVGAMHFNPLPSVTTLSMMTMNNVAIGGPRFMFAGLMAQTLGIGTALLIFAPAFMALTTQAQLYACLPILMLYPLALGWICYRQAVTLARHKRELLALSRTDSLSGLLNHGAWKDHLEIEFQRCRRDHQGATIALIDIDHFKLINDTYGHVTGDIVLRQLGKILRQNLRVTDLAGRYGGDEFCVILPGMPLNHATDVMEALRDRFNALAYAQDPALRASLSIGLAPYQPGHADSTGWLNDADLALYEAKSSGRNRVNAVQGAWLRSV, encoded by the coding sequence ATGCCAGCCAACGGAGGAAAAGGACTTCCGCTCGCTTTGCGCCTCTACAAATCCCGCTCCCTGGGGCTGACGCTCGGTTTTGTGTGCGTAGTATTTGGCATGTACCCGCTCAATCCTCCCATGTGGGTCTGGGCGTGGATGGTGATCAACGCCTTTGCCTGGCCTCATCTGGCCTTCCAGCTGTCTTTGCGCACCACCCAGGCACTGCGCAGTGAGCGCCGCAACCTGTTGTTCGATTCGTTTTGCGGCGGGTTCTGGGTGGGCGCGATGCATTTCAACCCGCTGCCGAGTGTCACCACCTTGTCGATGATGACCATGAACAATGTCGCCATCGGTGGGCCGCGCTTCATGTTCGCCGGCTTAATGGCGCAGACCCTGGGCATCGGCACGGCGCTGCTGATCTTCGCTCCGGCGTTCATGGCCTTGACCACACAGGCGCAGTTGTATGCCTGCTTGCCGATTCTAATGCTGTACCCGTTGGCGCTCGGCTGGATCTGCTATCGCCAGGCCGTGACCCTGGCGCGCCATAAACGCGAATTGCTGGCCCTGAGCCGCACCGACAGTTTGTCTGGCCTGCTCAACCATGGCGCGTGGAAAGATCACCTGGAAATTGAATTCCAACGCTGCCGTCGCGATCATCAGGGCGCGACGATTGCGCTGATCGACATCGACCATTTCAAGCTGATCAACGACACCTACGGCCACGTCACCGGCGACATCGTGCTGCGTCAACTGGGCAAAATACTTCGCCAGAACCTGCGCGTCACGGACCTGGCCGGGCGCTACGGCGGCGATGAGTTTTGTGTGATCCTGCCGGGCATGCCGCTCAACCACGCCACCGACGTGATGGAGGCGTTGCGCGATCGCTTCAACGCGTTGGCCTATGCCCAGGACCCGGCCTTGCGCGCCAGTTTGAGCATCGGCCTGGCGCCTTATCAACCCGGGCACGCCGATTCCACCGGTTGGCTCAACGACGCCGACCTGGCCTTGTATGAAGCCAAAAGCAGCGGGCGCAACCGCGTCAACGCGGTGCAGGGGGCTTGGTTGCGGTCTGTCTAG
- a CDS encoding M20/M25/M40 family metallo-hydrolase, translated as MRFIFPRTLLAATLALPFALPAYSAEPHKQIQAHAEQYKAEALKLLERLVNIDSGSGYGPGLTQVSDIAVDELKQLGFSIERVPDAAANSNHVIATLKGTGKARILLMAHMDTVFKEGSAAERPFHIKDGRAYGPGVMDDKGGIVAGIYALKVLKSQGFTDYAQITFLLDASEETGSDIASELIRNTAKAHDVTLNLEPGRPADGLVVWRKGSATAVVDVKGKAAHAGVAPELGRNAAMEAAHQILQLGKLGDEEKKTTINFTVIKAGDRTNVIPDQATAKADVRAALPEEFDRIEKDLVRVSANKLIPDTEVTTSLKRGLPPMPQTPESDKLVAIAQGIYGELGKTLTIEGSGGAADASLSAGVGTPTLDGFGIVGGNIHTPEEYAEVESVVPRVYLLSRMIMELSTR; from the coding sequence ATGCGCTTCATCTTCCCGCGTACCCTTCTGGCCGCCACCCTGGCCTTGCCCTTCGCACTCCCGGCCTACAGCGCCGAACCCCACAAGCAGATCCAGGCGCACGCCGAGCAGTACAAGGCCGAGGCGTTGAAACTGCTGGAACGCCTGGTGAATATCGATTCGGGCTCCGGCTACGGGCCGGGCCTGACCCAGGTCAGCGACATCGCCGTAGATGAGTTGAAGCAGTTGGGCTTCAGTATCGAACGCGTGCCGGACGCCGCCGCCAACAGCAACCATGTGATCGCCACCCTCAAGGGCACCGGCAAGGCCAGAATCCTGTTGATGGCGCACATGGACACGGTATTCAAGGAAGGCTCCGCCGCCGAGCGCCCGTTCCATATCAAGGACGGCCGCGCCTACGGCCCGGGCGTGATGGATGACAAGGGCGGCATCGTTGCCGGCATCTATGCGCTCAAAGTCCTGAAAAGCCAGGGTTTCACAGACTACGCACAGATCACCTTCCTGCTCGACGCCAGCGAAGAAACCGGCTCCGACATCGCCTCCGAACTGATCCGCAACACCGCCAAGGCTCACGACGTGACCCTGAACCTCGAACCCGGCCGCCCGGCCGACGGCCTGGTGGTGTGGCGCAAAGGCAGCGCCACCGCAGTGGTCGACGTCAAAGGCAAAGCCGCCCACGCCGGCGTCGCCCCGGAACTGGGGCGCAACGCCGCCATGGAAGCCGCGCACCAGATCCTGCAATTGGGCAAGTTGGGCGATGAAGAGAAGAAAACCACCATCAACTTCACCGTGATCAAAGCCGGCGACCGCACCAACGTGATTCCTGACCAAGCCACGGCCAAGGCGGATGTGCGCGCGGCATTGCCGGAAGAGTTTGATCGCATCGAAAAAGACCTGGTGCGCGTGTCAGCGAACAAACTGATCCCGGACACCGAAGTGACCACCAGCCTCAAGCGCGGCCTGCCACCGATGCCGCAAACGCCCGAGTCGGACAAGTTGGTGGCGATCGCCCAGGGGATTTATGGGGAGTTGGGTAAGACGTTGACCATTGAAGGCAGCGGTGGCGCGGCGGACGCGAGCTTGTCGGCCGGGGTGGGAACGCCGACGTTGGATGGGTTTGGGATTGTGGGCGGGAATATTCATACGCCCGAAGAGTATGCGGAGGTGGAGAGCGTGGTGCCGCGGGTTTACCTGCTTAGCCGGATGATTATGGAGCTTTCGACGCGGTGA